From Nocardioides sp. HDW12B, the proteins below share one genomic window:
- a CDS encoding prolyl oligopeptidase family serine peptidase, with translation MSRLLVSSLVALTTVLGTALPLAPASAADDVPVGAPAAAQRAEPKLGSPDGWPFTQQLSRTSGTGRLHDGASYWSDFVYDDHGAAVPSAFTVDNVAKLAPTQGVYEYPAGPAKGNGADVFVAAAGATDRATFWRVDWNTLAEPRVPIAVWTFDTDGDASTGGSDWPAGAGVRSDGIEKALVVSSRGAWLHDLQKGTSVDVTDRGGRLTVDRGTRSFVARVPRTLLPANGEWRVRLGAGLASPDGRTMATPSVAGGLPAVGLPRVYNLAFRTAQQEPPVHTDSMTAALQVAAQEALASTPPFDQLGADGLARYVTGNFWMEDNQADTLAGGDVSRFSQVVDWSRLARRVSTREPLVRGYSNRWYVSRLDLGAGVVANEGGATGDGRANYLSPVQPYGVYVPQGYEPGRGTPLTWILHSLDVNHNQYGAYDPLLMQQLCERRDSICATTLGRGPDGWYFDEAEEDFWAVWRSLGAAYSLSTRHTQLTGYSMGGYAAYKLGLAHPDLYAGAMSLAGPPKCGVSLDGDDLTTPAFGGRCTSDGGTVELVENARWTPYRVAQGFLDQLVPFTSVEAQVAAFDEAGLRHLFVRYPGEDHLVFATQDRFATVVEGLGRPAAERNPHVVDYTWRPHLTRRDLGIGATTAWWTSQLQARSDAPGSLARVQARTSGLRARAHDVVRSGPTPVTSPLPAIVTALEWVAGDLLDQRQRLEIELSNVRRVAVDMARAGLRCGIVDVTSDGTAKLVLTDLPGADRVLDVTAGERRYRLPC, from the coding sequence GTGTCCCGTCTGCTCGTCAGCTCGCTGGTCGCTCTCACCACGGTCCTCGGCACGGCGTTGCCGCTGGCACCAGCGTCGGCCGCGGACGACGTACCGGTCGGAGCGCCCGCGGCTGCCCAACGGGCGGAGCCGAAGCTGGGTAGCCCGGACGGGTGGCCGTTCACGCAGCAGCTGTCGCGGACCTCCGGCACCGGTCGCCTGCACGACGGGGCGTCGTACTGGTCGGACTTCGTGTACGACGACCACGGTGCGGCTGTCCCCAGCGCCTTCACCGTCGACAACGTGGCCAAGCTGGCCCCGACGCAGGGCGTCTACGAGTACCCGGCCGGGCCGGCGAAGGGCAACGGCGCCGACGTGTTCGTCGCTGCTGCGGGCGCCACCGACCGGGCGACCTTCTGGCGCGTGGACTGGAACACGCTCGCCGAGCCGCGGGTCCCGATCGCGGTGTGGACGTTCGACACCGACGGCGACGCCTCGACCGGCGGGTCCGACTGGCCCGCAGGAGCGGGAGTCCGCTCCGATGGCATCGAGAAGGCTCTGGTCGTGTCCAGCCGCGGCGCCTGGCTGCACGACCTGCAGAAGGGCACCAGCGTCGACGTCACGGACCGGGGCGGTCGGCTGACCGTCGACCGCGGGACGCGCTCGTTCGTCGCCCGGGTGCCCCGCACCCTGCTGCCTGCGAACGGTGAGTGGCGCGTGCGCCTCGGCGCCGGACTGGCATCGCCCGACGGTCGCACGATGGCGACCCCCAGCGTCGCCGGCGGACTGCCGGCGGTCGGGCTGCCGCGGGTCTACAACCTGGCGTTCCGCACCGCGCAGCAGGAGCCGCCGGTGCACACCGACTCGATGACCGCGGCGCTGCAGGTCGCCGCCCAGGAGGCCCTCGCCAGCACCCCGCCCTTCGACCAGCTCGGAGCCGACGGCCTGGCCCGCTACGTCACCGGCAACTTCTGGATGGAGGACAACCAGGCCGACACCCTCGCTGGCGGGGACGTCTCGCGCTTCTCCCAGGTCGTGGACTGGTCCCGGCTGGCGCGACGCGTCAGCACCCGCGAGCCCCTGGTCCGCGGCTACAGCAACCGCTGGTACGTCTCGCGCCTCGACCTCGGCGCCGGCGTGGTCGCCAACGAGGGCGGGGCGACCGGTGACGGCCGGGCCAACTACCTCAGCCCGGTCCAGCCGTACGGCGTCTACGTGCCGCAGGGCTACGAGCCCGGCCGTGGCACACCGTTGACGTGGATCCTGCACTCGCTCGACGTCAACCACAACCAGTACGGCGCCTACGACCCGTTGCTGATGCAGCAGCTGTGCGAGCGGCGCGACTCGATCTGTGCCACGACGCTCGGCCGCGGTCCGGACGGGTGGTACTTCGACGAGGCGGAGGAGGACTTCTGGGCGGTGTGGCGCTCCCTGGGCGCCGCCTACTCGCTGTCGACCCGGCACACGCAGCTCACCGGCTACTCCATGGGTGGGTACGCCGCCTACAAGCTGGGCCTCGCGCACCCCGACCTGTACGCCGGCGCGATGAGCCTGGCCGGGCCGCCGAAGTGCGGGGTCTCGCTCGACGGCGACGACCTCACGACGCCGGCCTTCGGTGGCCGGTGCACCTCTGACGGCGGCACGGTCGAGCTCGTCGAGAACGCGCGCTGGACGCCGTACCGCGTCGCGCAGGGGTTCCTCGACCAGCTCGTGCCGTTCACCTCGGTCGAAGCGCAGGTCGCGGCGTTCGACGAGGCCGGCCTGCGGCACCTCTTCGTGCGCTACCCGGGCGAGGACCACCTGGTCTTCGCGACGCAGGACCGCTTCGCCACGGTCGTCGAGGGCCTCGGTCGTCCGGCCGCGGAGCGCAACCCCCACGTCGTCGACTACACCTGGCGTCCCCACCTGACGCGCCGCGACCTCGGTATCGGCGCCACCACGGCCTGGTGGACCTCCCAGCTCCAGGCGCGCTCGGACGCACCCGGCTCGCTGGCACGCGTGCAGGCGCGCACCTCCGGGCTCCGTGCCCGGGCGCACGACGTCGTCCGCAGCGGGCCGACCCCGGTCACGTCGCCGCTGCCGGCCATCGTCACGGCACTCGAGTGGGTGGCGGGCGACCTGCTCGACCAGCGCCAGCGTCTGGAGATCGAGCTGAGCAACGTACGACGCGTGGCGGTCGACATGGCGCGGGCCGGGCTGCGGTGCGGCATCGTTGACGTGACCTCGGACGGCACTGCGAAGCTGGTGCTCACCGACCTCCCTGGCGCCGACCGTGTCCTCGACGTGACGGCGGGGGAGCGCCGCTACCGGCTGCCCTGCTGA
- a CDS encoding ABC transporter ATP-binding protein — MSEQPPGGHPATMVQVSGLTKRFGRGDAAVTALDGVELSVPRGGLVALTGRSGSGKTTLLHCIGGLERPDEGSVVVDGTEVTGLDEDGLLALRRDHVGFVFQTFALVPILTARENVGVPLRLSRTPAAEREQQVERLLRLVGLADHAEQRPGELSGGQQQRVAVARALAGRPSLLLADEPTGQLDSATGRAVMELLRAIVASEGVTAVVATHDPGLIDVADAVHELRDGRLVDPAAATPV; from the coding sequence ATGAGCGAGCAGCCGCCGGGCGGACACCCGGCCACGATGGTGCAGGTCAGCGGGCTGACCAAGCGGTTCGGCCGCGGCGACGCGGCGGTCACCGCGCTCGACGGCGTCGAGCTGAGCGTGCCGCGGGGCGGCCTGGTCGCCCTCACCGGCCGGTCGGGCTCGGGCAAGACCACGCTGCTGCACTGCATCGGGGGCCTGGAGCGGCCCGACGAGGGGAGCGTGGTCGTCGACGGCACGGAGGTGACCGGACTCGACGAGGACGGGCTGCTCGCCCTGCGACGTGACCACGTCGGCTTCGTGTTCCAGACCTTCGCGCTGGTGCCGATCCTCACCGCCCGCGAGAACGTCGGCGTACCGCTGCGGCTGAGCCGGACCCCGGCCGCCGAGCGTGAGCAGCAGGTCGAGCGGCTGCTCCGCCTCGTCGGGCTGGCCGACCACGCCGAGCAGCGACCCGGTGAGCTGTCGGGCGGGCAGCAGCAGCGGGTCGCGGTCGCCCGCGCGCTCGCCGGGCGCCCCAGCCTGCTGCTGGCCGACGAGCCGACCGGGCAGCTGGACTCCGCCACCGGACGAGCCGTGATGGAGCTGCTGCGCGCGATCGTGGCCAGCGAGGGCGTCACGGCCGTGGTCGCCACCCACGACCCCGGCCTCATCGACGTCGCCGACGCCGTGCACGAGCTGCGCGACGGCCGGCTGGTCGACCCGGCCGCCGCGACTCCCGTGTGA
- a CDS encoding C4-type zinc ribbon domain-containing protein yields MDVPRLRRAPPPFPPHPPQPPQHRTDREQRTEEPVLKADPSAQLKLLDVQELDSRLDALRHQASHPPEGPVLRDLESSRAALRDQAADLQIQVDDLTRAQRKADDDVEQVKGRKVRDQKRLDSGQVTNPKDLERLQHELVSLDRRIGELEDTELEIMAHLEDAQRDLAEVQAHLVEQDAKAQELDATRLERLGGLRAEGGEVVARRKEVAATLPADLLALYERLREQKNGVGAALLRQRRCGGCSLELNSGDLAVVSKQPADDVVRCEECGRILVRTEESGLR; encoded by the coding sequence GTGGACGTTCCGCGTCTGAGGCGAGCACCGCCCCCGTTTCCCCCGCATCCCCCGCAGCCCCCGCAGCACCGCACCGACCGAGAACAGCGCACCGAGGAGCCCGTCCTGAAAGCCGACCCGTCCGCCCAGCTGAAGCTCCTCGACGTCCAGGAGCTCGACAGCCGCCTCGACGCCCTGCGCCACCAGGCCTCCCACCCGCCGGAGGGGCCGGTCCTGCGTGACCTCGAGAGCAGCCGGGCGGCGCTGCGCGACCAGGCCGCGGACCTGCAGATCCAGGTCGACGACCTCACCCGGGCACAGCGCAAGGCCGACGACGACGTCGAGCAGGTCAAGGGCCGGAAGGTCCGCGACCAGAAGCGCCTCGACTCCGGCCAGGTCACCAACCCCAAGGACCTCGAGCGGCTGCAGCACGAGCTGGTCTCGCTGGACCGCCGCATCGGCGAGCTCGAGGACACCGAGCTCGAGATCATGGCCCACCTCGAGGACGCCCAGCGCGACCTCGCCGAGGTGCAGGCCCACCTGGTCGAGCAGGACGCCAAGGCCCAGGAGCTGGACGCCACCCGCCTCGAGCGGCTGGGCGGCCTGCGGGCCGAGGGAGGCGAGGTCGTCGCCCGCCGCAAGGAGGTCGCGGCGACGCTGCCCGCCGACCTGCTCGCGCTCTACGAGCGCCTGCGTGAGCAGAAGAACGGGGTCGGCGCCGCACTCCTGCGCCAGCGCCGCTGCGGCGGGTGCAGCCTGGAGCTCAACAGCGGCGACCTCGCCGTGGTCTCCAAGCAGCCGGCCGACGACGTCGTCCGCTGCGAGGAGTGCGGCCGCATCCTGGTGCGCACCGAGGAGTCCGGGCTCCGATGA
- a CDS encoding bifunctional RNase H/acid phosphatase produces MTSGPGDADGRSGHPGPARVVAEADGGSRGNPGSAAYGAVLKDAATGGLIAERGERIGVATNNVAEYRGLIAALELYNAHAEGAELEVRMDSKLVVEQMSGRWKIKHPDMRPLAERARSLAPAGTTYTWIPRGENVHADRLANEALDGPLGVVVGEAPTARDAAQDAEVTETAVARTDEVDPDHAEPVPTPPWEQGAPTVLVLVRHGETDDTSARLFSGHSGRDPELNALGRAHVAAAASWLAPLFEEPPVVLTSPLRRTRETAAVLVEAISRELGAGADLEAVVDDGLVEAGFGTWEGLTYTQVLERDAELFTAWLGDPDRRAGTTGDSMNGMAERMRVVRDRLLETYAARVVVAATHLTPIKMLVSEVLGLPMESVFKTEISPASVTVLAWYPDGRAVVRLLNGRPGGPALGTGAGVG; encoded by the coding sequence ATGACGTCCGGTCCCGGTGACGCGGACGGTCGCTCCGGGCACCCCGGGCCGGCCCGGGTGGTCGCCGAGGCCGACGGCGGCTCGCGCGGCAACCCCGGCAGCGCGGCGTACGGCGCGGTGCTCAAGGACGCCGCGACGGGCGGACTGATCGCCGAGCGGGGCGAGCGCATCGGCGTCGCGACCAACAACGTCGCGGAGTACCGCGGCCTCATCGCCGCCCTCGAGCTCTACAACGCCCACGCCGAGGGGGCCGAGCTCGAGGTCCGCATGGACTCCAAGCTGGTCGTCGAGCAGATGTCGGGCCGCTGGAAGATCAAGCACCCGGACATGCGTCCGCTGGCGGAGCGGGCCCGCTCGCTCGCGCCCGCCGGCACGACGTACACCTGGATCCCGCGGGGGGAGAACGTCCACGCCGACCGGCTGGCCAACGAGGCCCTCGACGGCCCCCTCGGCGTGGTCGTCGGGGAGGCGCCGACGGCGCGTGACGCCGCGCAGGACGCCGAGGTCACCGAGACCGCTGTGGCCCGCACCGACGAGGTCGACCCCGACCACGCCGAGCCGGTGCCGACGCCGCCGTGGGAGCAGGGTGCTCCGACGGTGCTCGTGCTCGTCCGCCACGGCGAGACCGACGACACCAGCGCCCGCCTCTTCAGCGGCCACTCGGGCCGCGACCCCGAGCTCAACGCGCTCGGTCGCGCCCACGTCGCCGCGGCCGCGTCCTGGCTCGCCCCGCTGTTCGAGGAGCCACCCGTCGTGCTCACCTCGCCGCTGCGGCGGACCCGGGAGACAGCGGCCGTGCTCGTCGAGGCGATCTCGCGCGAGCTGGGAGCAGGCGCGGACCTGGAGGCGGTCGTCGACGACGGGCTGGTCGAGGCGGGCTTCGGGACCTGGGAGGGCCTGACCTACACGCAGGTGCTCGAGCGCGACGCGGAGCTCTTCACCGCCTGGCTGGGCGACCCCGACCGGCGCGCGGGCACGACGGGCGACTCGATGAACGGCATGGCCGAGCGCATGCGCGTCGTGCGCGACCGCCTGCTCGAGACCTACGCCGCCCGGGTCGTGGTGGCCGCCACCCACCTGACGCCGATCAAGATGCTGGTGAGCGAGGTGCTCGGGCTGCCGATGGAGTCGGTGTTCAAGACCGAGATCTCGCCGGCGTCGGTGACGGTGCTGGCGTGGTACCCCGACGGGCGTGCGGTCGTGCGGCTGCTCAACGGTCGCCCGGGCGGCCCGGCGCTGGGCACCGGCGCCGGCGTCGGCTGA
- a CDS encoding Nif3-like dinuclear metal center hexameric protein → MRLAEIVALLDDWYDPAWAEPWDAVGLVCGDPGDEVRSVLFAIDPVETVVDEALELGVDLLVVHHPLLLSGVSSVAATTAKGRVVHRLLRGGVALLTAHTNADVPADGVNASIADALGLVDATVLEPTDAGAHGLDKLVAFVPTEHADAVRAALVEAGAGALGAYDSCTFSTPGEGRFRPLDGADPAVGRVGEVEVVSEVRVETLYPRAERAAVVAALRAAHPYEEPAFDLLELADVPGGPVTGGAPASVRGHGRVGELAEPVTLRGFADLVARVLPATAHGVRVAGDPEREVRRVAVLAGSGESLLEAARAAGADVVLTSDLKHHRAGELLADGGPALVDVAHWAAEWTWLPVVADKVARATAAAGTTVETHVSRRVTDPWTFRV, encoded by the coding sequence ATGCGTCTGGCCGAGATCGTCGCGCTGCTCGATGACTGGTACGACCCCGCCTGGGCCGAGCCCTGGGACGCCGTCGGCCTGGTCTGCGGCGACCCCGGCGACGAGGTCCGCTCCGTGCTGTTCGCGATCGACCCGGTCGAGACCGTGGTCGACGAGGCGCTCGAGCTCGGCGTCGACCTGCTGGTCGTCCACCACCCGCTGCTGCTGAGCGGGGTCTCCTCGGTCGCGGCGACGACGGCGAAGGGCCGGGTGGTGCACCGGCTGCTGCGGGGTGGCGTCGCGCTGCTCACGGCGCACACCAACGCCGACGTCCCCGCCGACGGCGTCAACGCCTCCATCGCCGACGCCCTCGGCCTGGTGGACGCGACCGTCCTCGAGCCGACCGACGCCGGCGCGCACGGCCTCGACAAGCTGGTCGCGTTCGTGCCGACCGAGCACGCGGACGCCGTCCGGGCGGCGCTGGTCGAGGCCGGGGCCGGTGCGCTCGGCGCCTACGACTCCTGCACCTTCTCGACGCCGGGGGAGGGCCGCTTCCGGCCCCTCGACGGAGCGGACCCGGCGGTCGGCCGGGTCGGCGAGGTCGAGGTGGTGAGCGAGGTCCGCGTCGAGACGCTCTACCCGCGGGCCGAGCGCGCCGCGGTGGTGGCCGCGCTCCGGGCCGCCCACCCCTACGAGGAGCCGGCCTTCGACCTGCTCGAGCTCGCCGACGTCCCGGGCGGTCCGGTCACCGGTGGTGCACCCGCGTCGGTCCGGGGGCACGGCCGGGTCGGGGAGCTGGCCGAGCCGGTGACCCTGCGCGGCTTCGCCGACCTCGTCGCCCGGGTGCTGCCCGCGACCGCCCACGGCGTACGCGTCGCCGGGGACCCCGAGCGCGAGGTGCGCCGCGTCGCGGTCCTCGCCGGGTCGGGGGAGTCGCTGCTCGAGGCGGCCCGCGCGGCCGGCGCCGACGTCGTGCTGACCTCCGACCTCAAGCACCACCGGGCCGGCGAGCTCCTCGCCGACGGAGGTCCGGCCCTGGTCGACGTCGCGCACTGGGCCGCGGAGTGGACCTGGCTGCCCGTGGTGGCCGACAAGGTCGCCCGCGCCACCGCCGCGGCGGGGACTACGGTGGAGACCCACGTCAGCCGCCGGGTCACCGACCCGTGGACGTTCCGCGTCTGA
- a CDS encoding ABC transporter substrate-binding protein, with product MRIVSLLPSATEILFDLGAGDDVVGVTFECDHPAEARQRRIVSTTALPAGLSPSEIDAFVAGAVARGEDLYHLDAGALADLDPDLVVTQDLCAVCAIDVDTVDGALQHLGCRAEVVTVDPQTLAQVLESVLTIGAATCRSDTAAGAVAAAKARLDVVRRRVAGRPRPRVLVLEWTDPPYSPGHWLPDLVEAAGGVVALGASGARSSRITWHDVRSAAADLVVVAPCGYDLDSASGLARQLVDDGLLPADVPVWAADANASWTRPALRLVDAVEDLAAVLHPAEDLPAPATLAAVHSSKSRASA from the coding sequence GTGCGCATCGTCTCCCTGCTGCCGTCGGCCACCGAGATCCTCTTCGACCTCGGGGCCGGGGACGACGTCGTCGGCGTGACCTTCGAGTGCGACCACCCGGCCGAGGCCCGGCAGCGCCGGATCGTGTCGACGACCGCGCTGCCCGCGGGACTGTCCCCGAGCGAGATCGACGCGTTCGTCGCCGGGGCGGTGGCCCGCGGCGAGGACCTGTACCACCTCGACGCCGGGGCGCTGGCGGACCTCGACCCCGACCTGGTCGTGACCCAGGACCTCTGCGCGGTCTGCGCGATCGACGTCGACACCGTGGACGGCGCGCTGCAGCACCTGGGCTGCCGGGCCGAGGTGGTCACGGTCGACCCGCAGACCCTCGCGCAGGTGCTGGAGTCGGTGCTGACGATCGGCGCCGCGACGTGCCGCTCCGACACAGCCGCCGGTGCGGTGGCCGCAGCGAAGGCGCGGCTCGACGTCGTACGGCGACGCGTGGCCGGCCGCCCGCGCCCGCGGGTGCTGGTGCTGGAGTGGACCGACCCGCCGTACTCCCCCGGCCACTGGCTGCCCGACCTGGTCGAGGCGGCCGGCGGTGTCGTGGCGCTGGGCGCGTCCGGCGCGCGGTCGTCGCGGATCACGTGGCACGACGTGCGTTCGGCAGCGGCGGACCTTGTCGTGGTGGCGCCGTGCGGCTACGACCTCGACTCAGCGTCGGGCCTGGCCCGGCAGCTGGTGGACGACGGGCTGCTGCCTGCCGACGTGCCGGTGTGGGCCGCGGACGCCAACGCGTCGTGGACCCGCCCCGCGCTGCGGCTGGTCGACGCCGTCGAGGACCTGGCGGCGGTGCTCCACCCCGCCGAGGACCTGCCCGCCCCCGCGACGCTGGCGGCGGTTCACTCCTCGAAGAGCCGCGCCTCCGCCTGA
- a CDS encoding VOC family protein, producing the protein MSAFLDLPPGSFETGATFWSRVTGYDVSPRRGERDEFATLVPGDGDDFLRVQELEHGPGGIHLDLHVDSPAQEADRAVALGARVQHRSEHGYVVLDSPGGMTFCFVGHRASHRPAPAVWPGGHRSLVDQVCLDIPPSSYDAECTFWRDLTGESLHASSVSTQFQSLTRSAGQPLRLLLQRLDDEQERVTAHLDLAAEDREAETARHEELGAVVVGSHTRWTVLTDPVGAAYCITDRDPVTGLLA; encoded by the coding sequence ATGAGCGCCTTCCTCGACCTCCCGCCCGGCAGCTTCGAGACGGGGGCGACCTTCTGGAGCCGGGTGACAGGCTACGACGTCTCGCCCCGGCGCGGGGAGCGTGACGAGTTCGCGACGCTCGTGCCCGGCGACGGGGACGACTTCCTGCGGGTCCAGGAGCTGGAGCACGGCCCCGGCGGGATCCACCTCGACCTCCACGTCGATTCGCCCGCCCAGGAGGCCGACCGCGCCGTCGCCCTCGGTGCTCGGGTGCAGCACCGCTCCGAGCACGGGTACGTCGTCCTCGACTCGCCTGGCGGGATGACGTTCTGCTTCGTCGGCCACCGGGCGTCGCACCGACCCGCACCGGCGGTGTGGCCGGGCGGGCACCGGTCGCTGGTCGACCAGGTGTGCCTCGACATCCCGCCCTCGTCGTACGACGCGGAGTGCACGTTCTGGCGCGACCTGACCGGGGAGAGCCTGCACGCGTCGAGCGTGTCGACCCAGTTCCAGAGCCTGACCCGGTCGGCCGGCCAGCCGCTGCGCCTGCTGCTGCAGCGCCTCGACGACGAGCAGGAGCGGGTCACCGCCCACCTCGACCTGGCCGCCGAGGACCGGGAGGCCGAGACCGCTCGCCACGAGGAACTGGGAGCCGTGGTCGTGGGCAGCCACACGAGGTGGACCGTGCTCACCGACCCGGTCGGAGCGGCGTACTGCATCACCGATCGCGACCCGGTCACCGGCCTCCTGGCCTGA
- a CDS encoding GntR family transcriptional regulator: MLDVEIDSTSAVPPFEQLRSGIAGLVARGELPAGARLDTVRQLATDLGLAANTVAKAYRALEADGVITTEGRRGTFVRSRHLEKSSGTLDQDAAAFARSARRAGLSREEATRLLERAWES; this comes from the coding sequence GTGCTCGACGTCGAGATCGACAGCACCTCTGCGGTGCCGCCCTTCGAGCAGCTGCGGAGCGGCATCGCCGGCCTGGTCGCCCGCGGCGAGCTGCCTGCCGGCGCCCGCCTGGACACGGTGCGCCAGCTGGCGACGGATCTGGGCCTGGCCGCCAACACGGTCGCGAAGGCCTACCGCGCCCTCGAGGCCGACGGCGTCATCACCACCGAAGGACGCCGCGGCACCTTCGTGAGGTCGCGCCACCTCGAGAAGAGTTCGGGCACTCTCGACCAGGACGCCGCGGCGTTCGCACGCTCGGCCCGTCGGGCGGGCCTGTCCCGCGAGGAGGCCACGCGCCTGCTCGAGCGGGCCTGGGAGTCCTGA
- a CDS encoding peroxide stress protein YaaA yields MLILLPPSEGKSSPRRGKPLALDGLSFPVLTDARRTAIDALVDLCSTRPPAEAARTLGLGPTQTDLVEADAALESAPTARADAVYTGVLYEALDLASLETAARRRATAWVAVTSCVFGLVRPGDRIPAYRLSPQVTLPALGTVSAHWRRHLAPAVDEARGKGLVVDLRSGSYVPFWRPASGDRGVVSVRVMHEQGGKRSVVSHFNKATKGRIVRALLQDGSSVGTAARFAEQLRDLGWVVEADGSRLDVVVTDL; encoded by the coding sequence GTGCTGATCCTGCTGCCGCCGTCGGAGGGCAAGTCCTCCCCCCGCCGCGGCAAGCCGCTGGCCCTCGACGGGCTGTCGTTCCCGGTGCTCACCGACGCCCGGAGGACGGCGATCGACGCCCTCGTCGACCTCTGCTCGACGCGCCCGCCGGCCGAAGCAGCCCGGACGCTCGGGCTGGGGCCGACCCAGACCGACCTGGTGGAGGCCGACGCCGCCCTGGAGTCGGCACCGACGGCACGCGCCGACGCCGTCTACACCGGGGTGCTCTACGAGGCCCTCGACCTCGCCTCCCTCGAGACTGCCGCCCGACGACGGGCCACGGCGTGGGTGGCGGTCACCTCGTGCGTCTTCGGCCTCGTGCGCCCCGGCGACCGGATCCCGGCGTACCGGCTGTCCCCGCAGGTCACCCTGCCGGCGCTGGGGACCGTGAGCGCGCACTGGCGCCGCCACCTCGCGCCCGCGGTGGACGAGGCGCGCGGCAAGGGGCTGGTGGTCGACCTGCGCTCGGGCTCCTACGTGCCGTTCTGGCGTCCCGCGTCGGGCGACCGCGGCGTCGTCTCCGTCCGGGTGATGCACGAGCAGGGCGGCAAGCGGTCGGTGGTCAGCCACTTCAACAAGGCCACCAAGGGCCGCATCGTGCGGGCCCTGCTGCAGGACGGCAGCAGCGTGGGCACGGCGGCGCGCTTCGCCGAGCAGCTGCGCGACCTCGGGTGGGTCGTGGAGGCCGACGGATCACGCCTCGACGTGGTCGTCACCGACCTCTGA
- a CDS encoding RNB domain-containing ribonuclease has product MPRRVVHVTTSGLEADGELLRRGIEALQDELGVTPEFPAEVDAEAEASAAAPRLPQLDRTDLPFVTIDPETARDLDQALHLERDGGGYVVHYAIADVAAFVDPGGAVDREAHRRGETLYGLDAKVPLHPKAISEAAASLLPDGPRPALLWTLRLDATGELTDVAVERALVRSRAKLSYAGVQADLDAGTAEPVFQLLREVGELRLALEVARGGVSLPLPDQEVTQVDGRWELSFRTPLPVEGWNAQISLLTGMAAARIMGEAGVGVLRTLAPADPRDVERLRRVAQGLGVDWPAGEAYPDFIRRLDASTAAEAAMLDASTVLLRGSGYVTFTDGLPEQPTHAAIASTYSHVTAPLRRLVDRYAGEVCVALSAGEPVPGWVLAELEALPTTMRESTRRANAYERAVLDLVEAAVLRDRVGEDFAAMLVDVDDRKPTRGDVVLRDPAVEATVVGEAPLPLGTDVVVRLTEADPVERRVEFALRRRRGDGSTTIG; this is encoded by the coding sequence GTGCCCAGACGCGTCGTACACGTGACCACGAGCGGGCTGGAGGCCGACGGCGAGCTGCTGCGCCGCGGCATCGAGGCCCTCCAGGACGAGCTCGGCGTGACGCCGGAGTTCCCCGCCGAGGTGGACGCCGAGGCGGAGGCCTCCGCCGCCGCCCCGCGGCTCCCGCAGCTCGACCGCACCGACCTGCCCTTCGTCACGATCGACCCCGAGACGGCGCGCGACCTCGACCAGGCGCTCCACCTCGAGCGCGACGGCGGCGGGTACGTCGTCCACTACGCGATCGCCGACGTGGCCGCCTTCGTCGACCCCGGTGGTGCCGTCGACCGTGAGGCGCACCGACGCGGCGAGACGCTCTACGGCCTCGACGCCAAGGTGCCGCTCCACCCGAAGGCGATCTCCGAGGCCGCCGCCTCGCTGCTGCCCGACGGGCCCCGGCCCGCGCTGCTGTGGACGCTGCGTCTCGATGCCACCGGCGAGCTCACCGACGTCGCCGTCGAGCGGGCGCTGGTGCGCAGCCGCGCGAAGCTGTCCTACGCGGGCGTGCAGGCCGACCTCGACGCCGGCACCGCCGAGCCCGTCTTCCAGCTGCTGCGTGAGGTCGGCGAGCTGCGGCTCGCCCTCGAGGTCGCCCGCGGCGGGGTGAGCCTGCCGCTGCCGGACCAGGAGGTCACCCAGGTCGACGGCCGCTGGGAGCTGTCGTTCCGCACGCCGCTGCCCGTGGAGGGCTGGAACGCCCAGATCTCGCTGCTCACCGGGATGGCCGCCGCCCGGATCATGGGGGAGGCAGGGGTCGGTGTGCTGCGCACGCTCGCCCCGGCGGACCCGCGTGACGTGGAGCGGCTGCGGCGCGTGGCGCAGGGGCTCGGCGTGGACTGGCCGGCCGGGGAGGCCTACCCCGACTTCATCCGACGCCTCGACGCCTCGACGGCCGCGGAGGCGGCGATGCTCGACGCCAGCACGGTCCTGCTGCGTGGCTCCGGCTACGTCACCTTCACCGACGGGCTCCCCGAGCAGCCGACGCACGCCGCGATCGCGTCGACGTACTCCCACGTGACGGCGCCGCTGCGGCGCCTCGTGGACCGGTACGCCGGGGAGGTGTGCGTCGCGCTGTCGGCCGGGGAGCCGGTGCCCGGCTGGGTGCTCGCGGAGCTCGAGGCGCTGCCCACCACGATGCGGGAGTCCACGCGCCGCGCCAACGCCTACGAGCGGGCCGTCCTCGACCTGGTCGAGGCCGCGGTGCTGCGTGACCGGGTGGGGGAGGACTTCGCCGCCATGCTCGTCGACGTCGACGACCGCAAGCCGACCCGGGGCGACGTGGTGCTGCGGGACCCGGCCGTCGAGGCGACGGTCGTGGGGGAGGCGCCGCTGCCGCTCGGGACCGACGTCGTCGTCCGGCTCACCGAGGCCGACCCGGTCGAGCGACGGGTCGAATTCGCCCTGCGGCGACGACGCGGGGACGGGTCGACCACCATCGGGTGA